A genomic region of Thunnus albacares chromosome 2, fThuAlb1.1, whole genome shotgun sequence contains the following coding sequences:
- the mmp11a gene encoding stromelysin-3 isoform X1, translating to MRTSLVVCCCVLALQCLPSTLCRPVRGSSRYKVAPDSEKFPDLKTTEKVDIVHELMKELSVLTNTPYTRNRPRCGVPDYPAEKEVHYRGRQRQRRFVLYGGRLEKNDLTYRIIRFPWQISEENVRRVFREALKIWSDVTPLTFTEVHSGRADIRIDFTRSWHGDNLPFDGPGGILAHAFFPKTHRQGDIHFDYDESWTLGNHMGTDLLQVAAHEFGHVLGLQHSRERGAIMSAYYSFSYPLKLSEDDKRGIQYLYGTHPQVQPSPPPPPPPPSFTETNEIVTNPDACQTDFDAVSMIRGELFFFKSGYVWRIRDGQLQSGYPALASRHWRGIPDNIDAAFEDKSGNIWFFQGEYYWVFDAEMQIRGPESIRNLGLPVSRIQAALRWGDSNYNTYFFKSGSYWRFNPRENRVESDYPRSMQDWSGIPYDVDAAFRDIYGYAHFIRGRQYWKFDPVGMNSLEGYPRYVGMDFFGCRNV from the exons GACTCTGAAAAGTTCCCAGACTTGAAGACGACGGAGAAGGTTGATATTGTTCATGAATTGATGAAGGAGTTGAGTGTGCTAACCAACACACCTTACACACGGAACCGACCTCGCTGCGGCGTGCCGGACTACCCCGCCGAGAAGGAAGTGCATTACCGGGGGCGCCAGCGCCAGAGACGCTTCGTCCTGTACGGAGGCCGACTGGAGAAGAATGACCTCACATACAG GATCATCCGGTTTCCCTGGCAGATAAGCGAGGAAAACGTTCGGCGTGTCTTTCGGGAAGCGCTGAAAATCTGGAGTGACGTCACCCCGCTCACCTTCACCGAGGTCCACAGCGGGAGGGCCGACATCCGCATCGACTTCACCAG GTCCTGGCATGGAGACAACCTTCCCTTTGACGGCCCGGGTGGGATTCTCGCTCACGCTTTCTTCCCCAAAACACACCGACAGGGCGACATCCACTTCGACTACGATGAGTCCTGGACCCTCGGAAACCACATGG GCACAGACCTTCTCCAGGTTGCTGCCCATGAGTTCGGGCACGTCCTGGGCCTGCAGCATTCCCGAGAGCGGGGAGCCATCATGTCCGCATACTACTCCTTCTCCTACCCGCTGAAGCTGAGCGAGGATGACAAGCGAGGCATCCAGTACCTGTACGGGACTCATCCACAAGTCCAGCCCtcaccaccacccccacctccacctccatccTTCACAGAGACCAATGAGATTGTCACTAAT CCTGATGCCTGCCAGACGGACTTTGATGCCGTGTCTATGATCCGGGGGGAGCTGTTCTTCTTTAAGTCGGGCTACGTTTGGCGGATCAGGGACGGGCAACTGCAGAGCGGTTACCCAGCGCTGGCATCTCGTCACTGGAGGGGGATTCCAGACAACATCGACGCCGCCTTTGAAGACAAGTCAGGGAATATTTGGTTCTTTCAAG GTGAGTACTACTGGGTGTTTGATGCTGAGATGCAGATCAGAGGGCCGGAGTCCATCAGGAACCTGGGTCTGCCGGTGTCCCGCATCCAAGCGGCGCTGCGCTGGGGCGACTCCAACTACAACACCTACTTCTTTAAATCAGGCAGCTACTGGAGGTTCAATCCCCGCGAGAACCGAGTTGAGTCCGACTACCCGCGCAGCATGCAGGACTGGAGCGGCATCCCCTATGATGTGGACGCTGCTTTCAGGGACATATACG gCTATGCTCACTTTATCCGAGGACGGCAGTACTGGAAATTTGATCCTGTTGGCATGAACTCTCTAGAGGGCTACCCTCGCTACGTCGGCATGGATTTTTTCGGCTGTAGAAACGTGTGA
- the mmp11a gene encoding stromelysin-3 isoform X2 yields the protein MKELSVLTNTPYTRNRPRCGVPDYPAEKEVHYRGRQRQRRFVLYGGRLEKNDLTYRIIRFPWQISEENVRRVFREALKIWSDVTPLTFTEVHSGRADIRIDFTRSWHGDNLPFDGPGGILAHAFFPKTHRQGDIHFDYDESWTLGNHMGTDLLQVAAHEFGHVLGLQHSRERGAIMSAYYSFSYPLKLSEDDKRGIQYLYGTHPQVQPSPPPPPPPPSFTETNEIVTNPDACQTDFDAVSMIRGELFFFKSGYVWRIRDGQLQSGYPALASRHWRGIPDNIDAAFEDKSGNIWFFQGEYYWVFDAEMQIRGPESIRNLGLPVSRIQAALRWGDSNYNTYFFKSGSYWRFNPRENRVESDYPRSMQDWSGIPYDVDAAFRDIYGYAHFIRGRQYWKFDPVGMNSLEGYPRYVGMDFFGCRNV from the exons ATGAAGGAGTTGAGTGTGCTAACCAACACACCTTACACACGGAACCGACCTCGCTGCGGCGTGCCGGACTACCCCGCCGAGAAGGAAGTGCATTACCGGGGGCGCCAGCGCCAGAGACGCTTCGTCCTGTACGGAGGCCGACTGGAGAAGAATGACCTCACATACAG GATCATCCGGTTTCCCTGGCAGATAAGCGAGGAAAACGTTCGGCGTGTCTTTCGGGAAGCGCTGAAAATCTGGAGTGACGTCACCCCGCTCACCTTCACCGAGGTCCACAGCGGGAGGGCCGACATCCGCATCGACTTCACCAG GTCCTGGCATGGAGACAACCTTCCCTTTGACGGCCCGGGTGGGATTCTCGCTCACGCTTTCTTCCCCAAAACACACCGACAGGGCGACATCCACTTCGACTACGATGAGTCCTGGACCCTCGGAAACCACATGG GCACAGACCTTCTCCAGGTTGCTGCCCATGAGTTCGGGCACGTCCTGGGCCTGCAGCATTCCCGAGAGCGGGGAGCCATCATGTCCGCATACTACTCCTTCTCCTACCCGCTGAAGCTGAGCGAGGATGACAAGCGAGGCATCCAGTACCTGTACGGGACTCATCCACAAGTCCAGCCCtcaccaccacccccacctccacctccatccTTCACAGAGACCAATGAGATTGTCACTAAT CCTGATGCCTGCCAGACGGACTTTGATGCCGTGTCTATGATCCGGGGGGAGCTGTTCTTCTTTAAGTCGGGCTACGTTTGGCGGATCAGGGACGGGCAACTGCAGAGCGGTTACCCAGCGCTGGCATCTCGTCACTGGAGGGGGATTCCAGACAACATCGACGCCGCCTTTGAAGACAAGTCAGGGAATATTTGGTTCTTTCAAG GTGAGTACTACTGGGTGTTTGATGCTGAGATGCAGATCAGAGGGCCGGAGTCCATCAGGAACCTGGGTCTGCCGGTGTCCCGCATCCAAGCGGCGCTGCGCTGGGGCGACTCCAACTACAACACCTACTTCTTTAAATCAGGCAGCTACTGGAGGTTCAATCCCCGCGAGAACCGAGTTGAGTCCGACTACCCGCGCAGCATGCAGGACTGGAGCGGCATCCCCTATGATGTGGACGCTGCTTTCAGGGACATATACG gCTATGCTCACTTTATCCGAGGACGGCAGTACTGGAAATTTGATCCTGTTGGCATGAACTCTCTAGAGGGCTACCCTCGCTACGTCGGCATGGATTTTTTCGGCTGTAGAAACGTGTGA